One Lachnospiraceae bacterium C1.1 genomic region harbors:
- a CDS encoding GNAT family N-acetyltransferase: protein MIVREYKSQDLPEIIRIWNEVVEDGIAFPQEEMLDLDGGAEFFASQSHTGVAEENGKIFGLYILHPNNVGRCGHICNASYAVSRDARGKHIGEQLVTDCLKKGKELGFRVLQFNAVVESNVHARHLYERLGFKQLGTIPGGFRMKDGHYENICPYYHEL, encoded by the coding sequence ATGATTGTTAGAGAGTACAAAAGTCAGGACTTGCCTGAGATTATAAGAATATGGAATGAGGTTGTTGAGGATGGCATCGCTTTTCCGCAGGAAGAGATGCTTGATTTGGATGGTGGTGCGGAGTTCTTTGCTTCCCAGAGTCATACAGGTGTTGCGGAGGAGAATGGGAAGATTTTCGGTCTTTATATCCTTCATCCCAACAATGTCGGAAGATGCGGACATATCTGCAACGCCAGCTATGCCGTATCAAGAGATGCAAGAGGAAAGCATATCGGAGAACAGCTTGTGACGGATTGCCTGAAGAAGGGAAAAGAGTTGGGATTTCGAGTGCTTCAGTTCAATGCTGTCGTAGAGAGTAATGTTCACGCAAGGCATCTGTATGAACGACTTGGATTTAAACAGCTTGGTACTATACCAGGGGGATTCAGAATGAAGGACGGACATTATGAAAATATCTGCCCTTACTACCATGAGCTGTAG
- a CDS encoding 5'-methylthioadenosine/adenosylhomocysteine nucleosidase, whose amino-acid sequence MKNSEKEVIGIIGAMDIEVESLKKAANVVKTTELAGMEFCEGTLGKKNLVIVKCGIGKVNAGVCAQTLINIFKCTKIINTGVAGSLDNRIDIGDIVVSTDAVQHDFTVEAIGFAKGEIPYTGLYAFPVDEELREITVDAVKKSAPDIRVFEGRVCSGDQFISEREQKDTILKNFGGLCCEMEGGAIAQVCYLNKTPYVILRAISDKEDGSHAVEFKEFEAKAAVNCSIAVQYMIENL is encoded by the coding sequence ATGAAAAACTCAGAAAAAGAAGTCATAGGGATCATCGGCGCCATGGACATTGAAGTCGAATCCTTAAAAAAAGCTGCAAATGTAGTCAAAACGACTGAGCTGGCAGGCATGGAATTCTGTGAGGGAACTCTTGGAAAGAAGAATTTAGTGATAGTAAAATGCGGAATCGGAAAGGTAAACGCAGGTGTATGTGCACAGACTCTGATAAACATTTTTAAGTGTACAAAGATAATCAATACCGGTGTAGCTGGATCGCTGGACAACAGGATAGATATCGGGGATATAGTAGTTTCAACTGATGCGGTACAGCATGATTTTACTGTGGAGGCAATAGGTTTTGCAAAGGGAGAGATCCCTTATACAGGACTTTATGCTTTTCCGGTAGATGAGGAGCTTAGGGAAATCACAGTTGATGCTGTGAAGAAATCTGCACCCGATATCAGGGTTTTCGAGGGCAGGGTATGCTCGGGGGATCAGTTTATCTCTGAAAGAGAGCAGAAGGATACTATCCTCAAAAACTTTGGGGGACTCTGCTGCGAGATGGAGGGCGGCGCAATAGCCCAGGTCTGCTATCTCAACAAAACCCCGTATGTTATCCTGCGGGCAATTTCAGATAAAGAGGATGGCTCTCATGCAGTGGAATTTAAGGAGTTTGAGGCAAAGGCAGCGGTCAACTGTTCAATAGCCGTACAATACATGATCGAAAACTTGTGA
- a CDS encoding YjjG family noncanonical pyrimidine nucleotidase produces MHHNFLFDLDMTLLDFHASERKALEIVITECGLKFTEECYDHFKAYNKALWLELEKGTITRTELFIRRFTDLFEFCEGGHSELDPLTVNNEFIYTMSQNGVLIEGALEFMSKLKDTIQDSRCYIISNGATINAEGRIKSTGLDMYLEKVYVSEWMGVTKPDKKFFDMVLEGVNEPKRTCIVIGDSLSSDMQGAKNASLASVWFMPYGDIEEAQKAYNINYCASSFDELYEVLLKWVGK; encoded by the coding sequence ATGCATCATAATTTCTTGTTCGACCTTGATATGACGCTGCTCGACTTCCATGCTTCTGAGCGAAAAGCGCTAGAGATAGTAATTACAGAATGCGGGCTGAAGTTCACAGAAGAATGCTATGACCATTTTAAAGCGTACAATAAGGCTCTCTGGCTTGAGCTTGAGAAGGGAACCATCACAAGGACCGAGTTGTTTATAAGAAGGTTTACAGACCTATTTGAGTTCTGTGAGGGAGGCCATTCCGAGCTAGATCCGCTTACTGTAAATAACGAATTCATCTATACGATGTCGCAGAACGGCGTGCTTATTGAGGGTGCGCTTGAGTTCATGAGCAAGCTTAAAGATACCATCCAAGATTCCAGGTGCTATATCATATCTAACGGCGCGACTATCAATGCCGAGGGAAGGATAAAGTCAACAGGTCTCGATATGTATCTCGAGAAGGTTTATGTCAGTGAATGGATGGGCGTAACAAAGCCAGACAAAAAGTTTTTTGATATGGTGCTTGAAGGCGTGAATGAGCCGAAGAGGACATGTATCGTGATAGGTGACTCACTTTCTTCTGATATGCAGGGCGCTAAGAATGCTTCGTTGGCATCTGTGTGGTTCATGCCCTACGGTGATATCGAAGAAGCGCAGAAAGCTTACAATATCAATTATTGTGCCTCCTCTTTCGATGAGCTTTACGAAGTGCTTTTGAAGTGGGTTGGAAAATAA
- a CDS encoding LysR substrate-binding domain-containing protein, with the protein MNQIKNDDESLKERLSQNNRGLKDISFGVTMTIGEYIIADPIGDYINKHPDINLRITFGNTSELLKKLSEGVIDFALVEGYFPENDYETLLFSREEFVPICSTKHSFTQKPRVIKDLFSERILIREPGSGTRNILERALALNNYSTSDFSHFIQVENMHAIISLIEKDCGITFLYKAAVASGLQSGYLKTIPLDDFRVKHDFTFIWPKDTVFSEEIRAICEEIQPITHSA; encoded by the coding sequence ATGAATCAGATAAAAAATGATGATGAAAGCCTCAAAGAAAGGCTCTCACAGAACAATCGCGGGTTAAAAGACATCTCTTTTGGTGTCACCATGACCATAGGAGAATACATAATTGCTGATCCGATCGGCGATTACATAAACAAACACCCGGATATTAATCTTAGGATTACCTTTGGCAACACATCAGAGCTTCTGAAAAAGCTCTCGGAGGGTGTTATAGATTTTGCACTTGTAGAAGGGTATTTCCCTGAAAACGATTATGAAACCCTGCTTTTTAGCAGGGAAGAGTTTGTCCCTATCTGCTCAACAAAGCACTCTTTCACTCAGAAGCCGCGCGTGATAAAAGATCTCTTTTCCGAGCGAATTCTTATAAGAGAACCTGGTTCAGGAACGCGCAATATATTAGAAAGAGCTCTTGCCCTGAACAATTACTCCACAAGTGATTTTAGCCATTTTATCCAGGTGGAGAACATGCATGCCATAATAAGTCTTATTGAAAAAGACTGTGGTATCACCTTTTTATATAAAGCAGCGGTTGCATCAGGACTGCAGTCCGGATATCTGAAAACAATCCCCCTTGACGACTTTAGGGTAAAACATGATTTTACCTTCATCTGGCCCAAAGATACTGTTTTCAGTGAAGAGATCCGTGCAATATGTGAGGAAATACAACCTATTACTCATTCTGCATGA
- a CDS encoding complexin-2 produces the protein MKNVQISQELFIRLIRLLVFEFDEDTDLIKKELEDKMEKLARHEIYSKFKTAPTEEEKEKARQDYLDMVGMHRDFRW, from the coding sequence ATGAAAAACGTACAGATATCACAGGAATTATTTATAAGGCTGATACGATTACTGGTCTTTGAGTTCGACGAAGATACTGATCTGATCAAAAAAGAACTTGAGGACAAGATGGAAAAATTAGCAAGGCACGAAATCTATTCAAAGTTCAAGACAGCACCCACTGAAGAAGAGAAAGAAAAAGCTCGTCAGGACTACCTCGATATGGTGGGAATGCACAGGGATTTTAGATGGTGA
- a CDS encoding GNAT family N-acetyltransferase encodes MKAQSIKKGEYLWEKTIAFSEKCSWIAGTHLAERMRLNSFADWARVIITTDEENVVGFCVFEEKGTMMPPEYDFSPFINLVFVDEHYRGKRISELMIRFALDYAKEIGFKEVYLKSEHHGLYEKYGFEKIADFEPIQGPANQLFRIAI; translated from the coding sequence ATGAAAGCTCAATCTATAAAAAAAGGGGAATATTTGTGGGAGAAGACGATTGCATTTTCAGAAAAATGCTCCTGGATTGCGGGGACACATTTAGCGGAAAGGATGCGGTTAAACAGTTTTGCTGATTGGGCAAGGGTTATTATTACCACTGACGAAGAAAATGTGGTTGGCTTTTGTGTATTTGAAGAAAAAGGGACAATGATGCCACCGGAATATGACTTTAGTCCGTTTATAAACTTAGTTTTTGTCGACGAACATTATCGGGGGAAGCGTATTTCAGAATTAATGATAAGGTTCGCCCTTGACTATGCTAAAGAAATTGGATTTAAAGAAGTGTATCTTAAGAGCGAGCACCATGGTTTGTACGAAAAATATGGCTTTGAGAAAATTGCTGATTTTGAACCTATACAGGGTCCCGCTAACCAACTTTTTCGAATTGCTATATGA
- a CDS encoding YeiH family protein: MDFLKKNYMGIMVCFIIALPSWLMGKRFPVVGGAVIAIILGMIIALFWNDKGKAADGIKFTSKMILQAAVVLLGFGMNLSVVLQTGKQSLPIIICTISTSLIVAWIFHKVMDIKKNTATLIGVGSSICGGSAIAATAPVIDADDDEVAQAISVIFFFNVLAALLFPSIGKLIGFDITTGEAFGMFAGTAVNDTSSVTAAASTWDSMWNLGSQTLDKAVTVKLTRTLAIIPITLVLAYLRAREAKKDGSSTNGFSFRRAFPMFIVFFVLASIITTLCLGLGVPSNAFKPLKELSKFFIIMAMAAIGLNSNIIRLIKSGGKPILLGGCCWIGITVVSLVMQHVMGIW, translated from the coding sequence ATGGATTTTTTGAAAAAGAATTATATGGGAATAATGGTATGCTTCATTATTGCGCTTCCTTCATGGCTAATGGGAAAGAGATTCCCTGTCGTTGGCGGAGCGGTAATTGCAATCATTTTGGGTATGATAATAGCTTTATTCTGGAATGATAAGGGAAAGGCGGCAGATGGAATAAAGTTTACATCAAAGATGATTCTGCAGGCTGCGGTTGTGTTATTGGGATTTGGGATGAATCTGTCGGTTGTTCTTCAGACCGGAAAGCAATCTCTTCCAATAATTATCTGCACAATATCAACATCACTTATCGTTGCATGGATTTTTCATAAAGTTATGGATATAAAGAAGAATACGGCGACCCTTATCGGAGTCGGCTCATCAATATGCGGTGGCTCAGCGATAGCAGCTACAGCGCCGGTCATTGATGCGGATGATGATGAAGTGGCGCAGGCAATTTCCGTAATATTTTTCTTTAACGTGCTGGCAGCACTCCTTTTCCCATCAATTGGGAAACTTATAGGTTTTGATATCACAACAGGTGAAGCGTTTGGTATGTTTGCAGGAACTGCGGTAAATGACACATCTTCAGTAACTGCGGCTGCATCAACCTGGGACAGCATGTGGAACCTGGGTAGTCAGACTTTGGACAAGGCTGTTACAGTGAAGCTTACCAGGACATTAGCAATTATTCCTATTACGCTGGTACTAGCGTATCTGCGGGCAAGGGAAGCGAAAAAGGATGGAAGCAGTACCAATGGTTTCAGCTTTAGGAGAGCATTTCCGATGTTCATAGTGTTCTTTGTTCTTGCTTCCATAATCACAACACTATGCCTGGGATTGGGAGTCCCTTCGAATGCTTTTAAGCCCCTTAAGGAACTTAGTAAGTTCTTTATCATAATGGCCATGGCTGCTATAGGCCTGAACAGCAATATAATCAGGCTCATTAAATCCGGTGGAAAGCCGATACTGCTTGGTGGTTGCTGCTGGATAGGAATAACAGTTGTAAGCCTTGTGATGCAACATGTAATGGGGATATGGTAA
- a CDS encoding plasmid recombination protein yields the protein MITVTFHISCKKHSLTKTRDVVSVSKHNLRLFQSEEYNEEMIEVEVGSEVNILDDVKEIYEREFSEALAEYNKGKRSDRQIHDYLEYVSESKKNDVATEVILQVGDKEFWADKTREQWNAMKPLLREQLEYVKEIVPEFKIASAVTHLDEDSPHMHVVGVPVATGYKRGLSKQVAKTKVFDQERLEKIQDLMHDFVEHQMKDHPEIFGDETLKPKEKGRNSDFSKEFYLRLKQQEYEKLEDKCQEKETQIEALDGTAKEMKEDIESTVNQYVDSVVNTEMKKEFMRYATLENPKTTLGKLVSKAFKTFKEWWDKTKKPEVAEKARTSLLQKLRESQAIVDQRKEQQSPNLNRNNLSPER from the coding sequence ATGATAACAGTAACATTTCACATCTCATGTAAGAAACATTCGCTCACCAAAACAAGAGATGTGGTTTCGGTGAGCAAGCACAATCTCCGATTATTTCAAAGCGAAGAGTATAACGAAGAAATGATCGAAGTGGAAGTCGGGAGTGAAGTAAATATTCTCGATGATGTAAAAGAGATTTATGAAAGGGAATTCTCTGAGGCACTTGCGGAATACAACAAAGGTAAAAGAAGTGACAGACAGATTCATGACTATCTGGAGTATGTATCCGAAAGTAAAAAGAATGATGTGGCTACGGAGGTAATTCTCCAAGTAGGGGATAAGGAATTCTGGGCGGATAAGACGAGAGAACAGTGGAATGCAATGAAACCACTGTTAAGGGAACAGCTTGAATATGTAAAAGAGATAGTTCCGGAATTCAAAATCGCATCGGCGGTAACACACTTGGATGAGGATTCACCTCATATGCACGTAGTAGGAGTTCCGGTAGCAACGGGATACAAACGAGGACTAAGCAAACAGGTGGCAAAAACAAAAGTGTTTGATCAGGAGAGACTAGAAAAAATACAAGATCTAATGCACGATTTTGTAGAGCATCAGATGAAAGACCACCCGGAGATCTTTGGAGATGAAACCTTAAAGCCAAAGGAAAAAGGAAGGAATAGCGACTTCTCAAAAGAATTCTACTTAAGGCTAAAGCAGCAAGAATATGAAAAGCTGGAAGATAAGTGCCAAGAGAAGGAAACACAGATTGAAGCGCTGGATGGAACGGCTAAAGAAATGAAGGAGGACATCGAAAGCACAGTTAACCAATATGTAGACTCAGTAGTAAATACGGAAATGAAGAAGGAATTCATGAGATATGCAACACTTGAAAATCCTAAGACTACACTGGGAAAACTAGTCTCGAAAGCCTTCAAAACATTCAAGGAATGGTGGGATAAGACCAAGAAGCCTGAGGTAGCTGAAAAGGCTAGGACAAGTCTCTTACAAAAGCTTAGAGAGAGCCAGGCAATTGTAGACCAGAGGAAAGAACAGCAAAGTCCAAATCTCAATAGGAACAATCTCAGTCCGGAGAGATAA